In a genomic window of Streptomyces sp. BHT-5-2:
- a CDS encoding glycosyltransferase, with translation MTVPLSRRSPAPTASGPTPAPSPSPTEGTAVRGAGLLTLSAVLVGVSNYGLSLFLVRLLPPAEFTVYSSVSSVLLSVGTLAGATVPWVLAREVAITAPGSVRRRLALRSCLLLALGLSLLCAAAACGAVASYAGPGPLAGLSAACVTVWLNSVGAGHLQGSRRFVGLALLRVAEMVVRIAVTMGAVLAGWGSGGAIGAFAVGAAVTSAAGLTAVARQETTGQRREGTESRHEERQQQRKGKRKGKRKEKGEKKEQASQDDQSPYDDRLWRRALPIGGIQVLTCLLFTLDVLVAAAVRDGSAELAPYQALLVLARIPLFLSTALATVVFPRLAATNMSAKNRHIVAGFREAVRVHWISGVVVTATVATCPGPLLALVLPRHYASSAGLLPPLALAGFASATTVLMTTVFQAWGPARTVTVTLAAAGLAGGALYAALAANLQALAWASAGVTGTVAVTATSLARRRLVGLGPLSGALAPLTAGAAITTVLLALRAHPALWAAAALTTVSCAACAACAARPRRRRPGPYRVLHLGFEDPQQPGAGGGALRTHEVNRRLAARGVEITVVCAPWPGCSATVRDGVRYLPLPAHLGPLVHRRFVPQLAYYAAVVTTLGRLTHRYDPDLVVEEFGVPFSSVCIPYLTRRPVVGVVQALAAEAKAREYGLPFDAVERRGIASHSSLIAVSDGLGAELRHRNTTATVTVIPNGLDPAAFTRRTIVRGDHLLFLGRLEMASKGLDLLLHAYAKAAPAVPGDLHIAGDGPHAQRARTLADELGIAARVHWLGRIEGADRFDLLASSRLLCMPSRYETFGMVAAESLATGTPVLAFDIPHLRDLVTDDVGVRVPPADVDAYATALTALANDPSRCTSLGANGPARVRHLDWDKTATAQLKAYRTASALPHATDDEPTNRHRDRA, from the coding sequence GTGACCGTGCCACTCTCCCGCCGATCGCCCGCGCCCACTGCCTCCGGCCCGACACCCGCGCCCTCGCCGTCCCCGACCGAAGGGACCGCGGTCCGCGGCGCCGGCCTGCTCACCCTCTCCGCCGTACTGGTGGGGGTGAGCAACTACGGCCTCTCACTCTTCCTGGTCCGCCTGCTGCCCCCGGCCGAGTTCACGGTCTACTCCTCCGTCTCCTCGGTGCTGCTCAGCGTCGGGACGCTCGCCGGCGCCACCGTGCCCTGGGTGCTCGCCCGCGAGGTGGCGATCACCGCGCCGGGCAGCGTACGGCGGCGACTGGCGTTGCGTTCCTGCCTGTTGCTGGCGCTCGGACTGTCACTGCTGTGCGCCGCAGCGGCCTGCGGGGCCGTCGCCTCCTACGCCGGGCCGGGCCCGCTGGCCGGACTCTCCGCGGCATGTGTGACGGTTTGGCTCAACTCGGTCGGCGCCGGACACCTCCAGGGGAGCCGCCGCTTCGTCGGGCTGGCCCTGCTGCGCGTGGCCGAAATGGTCGTACGGATCGCTGTGACCATGGGTGCGGTGCTGGCCGGCTGGGGCAGCGGCGGCGCCATCGGCGCGTTCGCCGTCGGCGCGGCGGTCACCTCGGCCGCCGGACTCACCGCTGTCGCACGGCAGGAGACGACAGGACAGCGGCGAGAAGGAACAGAAAGCCGGCACGAGGAGCGGCAGCAGCAGAGGAAGGGGAAGAGGAAGGGGAAGAGGAAGGAGAAAGGGGAGAAGAAGGAGCAGGCGAGCCAGGACGATCAATCGCCATACGACGACCGCCTTTGGCGCCGCGCTCTGCCCATCGGCGGCATCCAGGTCCTGACCTGCCTTCTCTTCACCCTCGATGTGCTGGTCGCCGCGGCGGTGCGGGACGGCTCCGCCGAACTGGCGCCCTACCAGGCACTGCTCGTCCTCGCCCGGATACCGCTCTTCCTCTCCACCGCCCTGGCCACGGTCGTCTTTCCCCGCCTGGCCGCAACCAACATGTCGGCCAAGAACCGCCACATCGTTGCGGGCTTCCGGGAAGCCGTCCGGGTGCACTGGATCAGCGGGGTCGTGGTAACCGCAACCGTCGCCACCTGCCCGGGACCCCTGCTCGCCCTCGTCCTGCCCCGGCACTACGCCTCCTCGGCCGGGCTGCTGCCGCCGCTCGCCCTCGCCGGCTTCGCAAGCGCCACCACGGTCCTGATGACCACCGTCTTCCAGGCATGGGGCCCGGCTCGTACGGTCACCGTCACGCTGGCAGCCGCCGGGCTGGCCGGCGGCGCCCTCTACGCCGCCCTGGCCGCCAACCTCCAGGCCCTTGCCTGGGCTTCGGCCGGTGTCACAGGCACCGTCGCCGTCACCGCAACCTCGCTCGCACGCCGCCGGCTCGTCGGGCTCGGCCCACTCTCCGGGGCCCTCGCCCCACTCACCGCAGGCGCCGCAATCACCACCGTGTTGCTGGCGCTCCGCGCCCACCCCGCACTGTGGGCCGCAGCCGCACTGACCACCGTGAGCTGCGCCGCCTGCGCCGCCTGCGCCGCCCGGCCGCGTCGGCGCCGCCCGGGCCCCTATCGCGTACTCCACCTGGGCTTCGAGGATCCCCAGCAGCCAGGCGCCGGCGGCGGCGCACTGCGCACCCACGAGGTCAACCGGCGACTGGCCGCACGCGGAGTCGAGATCACCGTTGTCTGCGCACCCTGGCCAGGTTGCTCCGCAACGGTGCGCGACGGGGTCCGCTACCTGCCCCTGCCCGCCCACCTCGGCCCGCTCGTCCACCGCCGCTTCGTGCCCCAACTCGCCTACTACGCAGCGGTCGTCACGACACTGGGGCGCCTGACCCACCGATACGATCCGGACCTCGTCGTAGAGGAGTTCGGCGTCCCGTTCTCGTCCGTCTGCATCCCGTACCTCACCCGCCGACCCGTCGTCGGTGTGGTGCAGGCGCTGGCCGCGGAGGCCAAGGCCCGCGAGTACGGGCTGCCGTTCGACGCCGTCGAACGGCGCGGGATCGCCTCGCACAGCTCGCTCATCGCGGTCAGCGACGGCCTGGGCGCCGAACTGCGCCACCGCAACACCACCGCAACCGTCACGGTGATCCCCAACGGACTCGATCCGGCAGCCTTCACCCGCCGCACCATTGTGCGCGGGGACCACTTGCTCTTCCTCGGCCGACTGGAGATGGCCTCGAAGGGGCTGGACCTCCTGCTGCACGCCTATGCCAAAGCCGCCCCCGCCGTCCCCGGCGACCTCCACATCGCTGGCGACGGCCCGCACGCCCAACGTGCCCGTACCCTCGCCGACGAACTGGGCATCGCCGCCCGCGTCCACTGGCTCGGCCGGATCGAAGGCGCGGACCGTTTCGACCTCCTCGCCTCGTCCCGTCTGCTCTGCATGCCCAGCCGCTACGAAACCTTCGGCATGGTCGCCGCCGAATCCCTGGCGACCGGCACACCGGTGCTCGCCTTCGACATCCCGCACCTGCGCGACCTGGTCACCGACGATGTCGGCGTCCGCGTCCCACCCGCCGACGTCGACGCCTACGCAACCGCCCTGACCGCCCTGGCGAACGACCCGTCCCGCTGCACGTCCCTGGGTGCCAACGGCCCCGCCCGCGTACGCCACTTGGACTGGGACAAGACCGCCACCGCCCAACTCAAGGCATACCGAACAGCTTCCGCACTGCCTCACGCCACGGACGACGAACCGACCAACCGGCACCGAGACAGGGCCTGA
- a CDS encoding Rieske 2Fe-2S domain-containing protein — protein MSMTPQAPFPDGWFAVAFSSDLRPGRVRRSRIAGSEVVVYRTRSGLVRVTDPHCPHLGAHLGHGGRVEGERLVCPFHGFAFDADGTCVATGYGTRPPRTALRLRHSQEANGFVFVWQHHAGLPPQWELPCLSDNAYPDTVETSHCFRGHPDDPGENSVDLGHFAQVHRITGARPVHALTTDLHRAELTVSGTKTFGRHGIGAEISYCYWGLGFTAIDTHIPRLRIRGRVLNAVTVTSPGQLQMRTRISTALDRRRADSGRAPTNAPLWDRLLATVLTRAGQPQYLRDIRQDIRIWHHKSYLERPRLAEGDGPITAWRRWTRQFYPTT, from the coding sequence ATGAGCATGACGCCCCAAGCGCCGTTCCCCGACGGCTGGTTCGCTGTGGCGTTCAGCAGTGACCTACGACCGGGCCGGGTGCGTCGCTCACGGATCGCGGGGAGCGAGGTCGTCGTCTACCGCACCCGCAGCGGCCTCGTCCGGGTCACCGACCCCCACTGTCCGCACCTGGGCGCGCATCTGGGTCATGGCGGCCGGGTCGAGGGCGAGCGGCTCGTCTGCCCCTTCCACGGCTTCGCCTTCGATGCGGACGGGACATGCGTCGCGACCGGCTACGGAACCCGTCCGCCCAGGACGGCCTTACGGCTCCGTCACAGCCAGGAGGCCAACGGATTCGTCTTTGTCTGGCAGCACCATGCCGGGCTGCCGCCGCAATGGGAACTACCCTGCCTGTCCGACAACGCATATCCGGACACCGTGGAGACCTCCCACTGCTTCCGAGGCCATCCCGACGATCCCGGGGAGAACAGCGTCGACCTCGGCCACTTCGCCCAAGTCCACCGCATCACCGGGGCCCGCCCCGTCCACGCGCTCACCACGGACCTGCACCGTGCCGAACTGACCGTCAGCGGCACGAAGACCTTCGGCCGCCATGGCATCGGCGCCGAGATCAGCTACTGCTACTGGGGACTGGGCTTCACGGCCATCGACACCCACATCCCCCGGTTACGCATCCGTGGCCGTGTCCTGAACGCCGTCACGGTCACCAGTCCCGGCCAACTCCAGATGCGCACCCGCATCAGCACCGCCCTGGACAGACGTAGGGCGGACAGCGGTAGGGCCCCGACGAACGCACCCCTGTGGGACAGGCTCCTCGCCACCGTGCTGACCCGTGCCGGTCAGCCCCAGTACCTGCGCGACATTCGTCAGGACATCCGCATCTGGCACCACAAGTCCTACCTCGAACGACCCCGACTCGCCGAGGGCGACGGTCCGATCACCGCCTGGCGCCGCTGGACCCGCCAGTTCTATCCCACCACCTGA
- a CDS encoding sensor histidine kinase KdpD, which yields MRLSTRIALVVGAVVPLLVLASGWLLVDLVGRDLHAQADQRLAERAHGVAAAARGLLRAASQDRPRAEHARQRKLFSAALDVGIRLEGPDRTVQEGPQPDPSVRLPTVPGKPVSVHARGETWRVLAERVTGKAPGVRGTVWLFSPDSVNQAQIGLVRGRVITVALLAAPASAGLAWALAAGAARPLRRLQQRTSGLDPRTSDVRLEHRPTRITEVDDLAHTVQTVLTRYDEQAARTAEALATARSFSAAASHELRTPLTSMQTSLDILDAFQELDAQDRAETVEDLRRGHARLLALLVMLRALAQGDLVEADAFASVDLADLMDVAVADFRRAHPDAEVGLECTTGLVVHGWQPGLRSLVDNLLANALAHGRSADGRARIAVALRGADEDGAPVAVLTVDDQGPGVPPEERQTIFERFRRRADSPGSGLGLTLVAQQAGLHRARLEVRTAPGGRGARLEVAFPLTRPGPDGPAEPHWDWLSDTHDLRQEIHKNRS from the coding sequence ATGAGGCTGTCGACCCGTATAGCGCTCGTGGTGGGTGCCGTCGTTCCGCTTCTGGTGCTGGCCTCGGGGTGGCTGCTGGTGGACCTGGTGGGCAGGGACCTGCACGCGCAGGCCGACCAGCGGCTCGCCGAGCGCGCCCACGGCGTGGCGGCGGCCGCCCGGGGGCTGCTGCGCGCCGCCTCCCAGGACCGGCCGCGGGCCGAGCACGCCCGTCAACGGAAGCTGTTCAGCGCGGCGTTGGACGTCGGCATCCGGCTGGAGGGACCGGACCGCACCGTGCAGGAGGGCCCGCAGCCGGATCCGTCCGTACGGCTGCCGACGGTGCCCGGCAAGCCGGTCAGCGTCCATGCGCGGGGCGAGACCTGGCGGGTGCTGGCCGAGCGGGTCACGGGCAAGGCGCCTGGCGTGCGGGGAACGGTGTGGCTGTTCTCGCCCGACTCCGTCAACCAGGCCCAGATCGGGCTCGTGCGCGGCCGGGTGATCACCGTCGCGCTGCTCGCCGCCCCGGCGTCCGCGGGCCTGGCGTGGGCGCTGGCCGCCGGTGCCGCCCGGCCGTTGCGGCGGCTCCAGCAGCGCACCAGCGGCCTCGATCCGCGCACCAGCGACGTCCGGCTGGAACACCGTCCGACCCGGATCACCGAGGTCGACGACCTTGCGCACACCGTGCAGACGGTGCTGACCCGCTACGACGAGCAGGCCGCCCGGACCGCGGAGGCGCTGGCGACGGCCCGTTCGTTCTCGGCCGCGGCCTCGCACGAACTGCGCACACCGCTGACGAGCATGCAGACCAGCCTGGACATCCTCGACGCCTTCCAGGAGCTGGACGCCCAGGACCGGGCGGAGACCGTGGAGGATCTGCGGCGCGGCCACGCCCGGCTGTTGGCGCTGCTGGTGATGTTGCGGGCGCTGGCCCAGGGGGATCTGGTCGAGGCGGATGCGTTCGCGTCCGTCGATCTCGCCGATCTCATGGACGTCGCCGTGGCCGATTTCCGTCGTGCGCACCCCGACGCAGAGGTGGGGCTGGAGTGCACCACGGGACTGGTGGTGCACGGCTGGCAGCCGGGACTGCGGTCGCTGGTGGACAACCTCCTGGCCAACGCCCTGGCACACGGCCGGTCCGCCGATGGGCGGGCCCGAATCGCGGTGGCGCTACGGGGCGCCGACGAGGACGGTGCCCCGGTGGCCGTGCTCACCGTGGACGATCAGGGGCCCGGTGTGCCGCCGGAGGAGCGGCAGACGATCTTCGAGCGGTTCCGGCGACGGGCCGACAGCCCCGGGTCCGGCCTGGGGCTCACCCTGGTCGCCCAGCAGGCCGGTCTGCACCGTGCGCGGCTGGAGGTGCGGACGGCTCCCGGCGGTCGGGGAGCGCGTCTGGAGGTCGCCTTCCCGCTCACCCGCCCCGGCCCCGATGGACCGGCGGAACCGCACTGGGACTGGCTGTCGGACACCCACGACCTTCGACAGGAAATCCACAAGAACCGTTCCTAA
- a CDS encoding 2'-5' RNA ligase family protein has product MFQTGQTGLVVRIPEAESAVRAWRERFDPSARAGVPAHVTVLFPFLDERRIDARVCSVLADVLGRHGAFGLRFARCGRFPGVLYLVPEPDGQLRRLTEAVAGRWPEAQPYGGKFTEVVPHLTVADSQDDGVPDELDEIEAELLGKLPFTSWVSSVDLMVHDGARWQGRASFALGETREMGETGER; this is encoded by the coding sequence ATGTTTCAGACGGGCCAGACGGGCCTTGTCGTAAGAATTCCGGAGGCGGAGTCGGCGGTCCGTGCCTGGCGTGAGCGGTTTGATCCGTCAGCGCGAGCAGGAGTGCCCGCACATGTCACGGTGCTTTTCCCGTTCCTCGACGAGCGGCGAATAGATGCGCGTGTCTGCTCGGTGCTTGCTGATGTGCTTGGCCGGCACGGCGCGTTTGGCCTGCGGTTTGCGCGCTGTGGACGGTTTCCGGGGGTGTTGTATCTCGTTCCCGAGCCGGACGGGCAGTTGCGGCGGCTCACCGAGGCTGTCGCTGGTCGGTGGCCCGAAGCGCAGCCCTACGGTGGGAAGTTCACTGAGGTCGTGCCCCATCTGACCGTTGCAGACAGTCAGGACGATGGTGTCCCGGATGAGCTGGACGAGATCGAGGCCGAGCTGCTCGGCAAGCTTCCCTTTACGTCGTGGGTTTCCTCGGTTGACCTCATGGTGCATGACGGTGCGAGGTGGCAAGGGCGTGCATCGTTCGCACTCGGTGAGACGCGTGAGATGGGGGAGACGGGTGAGAGGTGA
- the panD gene encoding aspartate 1-decarboxylase: protein MLRTMFKSKIHRATVTEADLHYVGSVTIDAALMEAADLLPGELVHIVDIDNGARLETYVIEGERNSGVIGINGAAAHLVHPGDLVILISYAQVDDAEARALRPRVVHVDANNRIAALGTDASEPVPGSNTSRSPRAATV from the coding sequence GTGCTGCGCACCATGTTCAAGTCCAAGATCCACCGGGCCACCGTGACCGAGGCCGACCTGCACTACGTGGGGTCGGTCACGATCGACGCCGCCCTGATGGAGGCCGCCGACCTGCTGCCCGGCGAGCTCGTCCACATCGTCGACATCGACAACGGCGCCCGCCTGGAGACCTACGTCATCGAGGGCGAACGCAACTCGGGCGTCATCGGCATCAACGGCGCCGCCGCGCATCTGGTCCACCCCGGCGACCTGGTCATCCTCATCAGCTACGCGCAGGTGGACGACGCCGAGGCCCGCGCCCTCCGACCGCGGGTCGTACACGTCGACGCGAACAACCGCATCGCGGCCCTCGGCACCGACGCCTCCGAACCGGTCCCCGGCAGCAACACCTCACGAAGCCCCAGGGCCGCAACAGTCTGA
- a CDS encoding ATP-binding cassette domain-containing protein — translation MDSARLILRGVRKAHGRRLVLRGASLTVPSGMLVGVVGENGGGKSTLLRIACGQLAPDGGEVRRTGAVGYCPQRLVLDDALTVEQHLRYFQVAYQLPDLRWSEELLEILALAGFRGERAGVLSGGTRQKLNLVLALMHDPDLLLLDEPYQGFDWETYQRFWELTVRLRERGRAIVMVSHLALDIGRFDEVHYLREGLLYDSSGVAEAAATVANGRGVVGG, via the coding sequence GTGGACAGCGCGCGGCTGATCTTACGAGGAGTACGGAAGGCCCATGGGCGCCGGCTGGTCCTGCGCGGGGCATCGTTGACGGTGCCGTCCGGGATGCTGGTGGGGGTGGTGGGTGAGAACGGTGGGGGCAAGAGCACGCTGTTGCGGATCGCGTGCGGGCAGTTGGCACCGGACGGGGGCGAGGTCCGCAGGACCGGGGCGGTCGGGTACTGCCCTCAACGCCTGGTGCTCGACGACGCGTTGACTGTCGAACAGCACCTTCGCTACTTTCAGGTCGCCTACCAGCTGCCGGATCTGAGGTGGTCCGAGGAACTGCTGGAGATCCTGGCGCTCGCCGGCTTCCGCGGGGAGCGGGCCGGGGTGCTCAGCGGCGGCACGCGGCAGAAGCTCAACCTCGTCCTCGCCCTCATGCACGACCCCGATCTGTTGCTCCTGGACGAGCCGTATCAGGGCTTCGACTGGGAGACCTACCAGAGATTCTGGGAGCTGACGGTCCGACTGCGGGAACGTGGCAGAGCCATTGTCATGGTCTCTCATCTGGCCTTGGACATCGGCCGCTTCGACGAGGTCCACTATCTGCGCGAGGGTCTGCTGTACGACTCCTCGGGCGTAGCGGAAGCGGCGGCCACGGTTGCGAACGGCCGTGGGGTGGTGGGCGGTTGA
- a CDS encoding response regulator transcription factor: MGSGGGAGRVLVVDDDAAIRRSLGRGLRLNGFSVDLAEGGRAALAKAADQAPDAMVLDISMPDLDGITVCRRLRADGNDIPVLMLSALDEVADRVAGLQAGGDDYLVKPFALDELVLRLHALLRRRPPAATGTVRVGGLVLDTTARTVSLDGRQRELTRREFELLEVLARNAGLVLSRDQLLERVWGYDFDVRSDAVDTFVSYLRRKLERDGRPRIIHTVRGVGFVLRDEGTDAAAGTGAP; the protein is encoded by the coding sequence ATGGGCAGCGGGGGCGGGGCCGGGCGGGTTCTGGTGGTGGACGATGATGCCGCCATTCGGCGTTCGCTGGGGCGAGGGTTGCGGTTGAACGGGTTCAGCGTCGATCTGGCGGAGGGCGGCCGTGCCGCGCTGGCGAAGGCGGCGGACCAGGCACCCGACGCCATGGTGCTGGACATCTCGATGCCCGACCTCGACGGCATCACCGTGTGCCGTCGGCTGCGGGCGGACGGCAACGACATACCGGTGTTGATGTTGTCCGCGTTGGACGAGGTCGCGGACCGGGTGGCCGGCTTGCAGGCGGGCGGGGACGACTACCTCGTCAAGCCGTTCGCCCTCGACGAGCTGGTGCTGCGGCTGCACGCGCTGCTGCGCCGGCGGCCGCCCGCCGCCACCGGCACGGTCCGGGTCGGCGGACTGGTGCTGGACACGACGGCGCGGACCGTCAGCCTCGACGGTCGGCAGCGCGAGCTGACCCGGCGGGAGTTCGAGCTGCTGGAGGTGCTGGCCCGCAACGCGGGGCTGGTGCTCAGCCGCGACCAGTTGCTGGAGCGGGTGTGGGGCTACGACTTCGACGTGCGCAGTGACGCCGTGGACACCTTCGTGAGCTATCTGCGGCGCAAGCTGGAGAGGGACGGGCGTCCCAGAATCATCCATACGGTGCGCGGTGTGGGGTTCGTCCTCCGTGATGAGGGGACGGATGCGGCGGCGGGCACGGGCGCGCCATGA
- a CDS encoding cyclopropane-fatty-acyl-phospholipid synthase family protein: MNREQVSGIAHTEHPIKSPLDDDSVHRLLERGLPRGDERVLDLGCGSGEWLLRALATRPQLHAEGVDISRDALDQAAAAATGLGVQERLVLHHRKAEEFVSAEPFDVVLSFGATHAFGGLLPTLAAARRHLAPGGRVLIGEGFWDRPPSQEAIEMLGDFTDLATTVDRVVADGWTPVDGHVSTRQELDDYEWACWGSLAAWALDHPADPDSSYALDTATIRRSEWLRTYRDTWGFVSLVLRRTPGRA, translated from the coding sequence GTGAATCGTGAACAGGTATCCGGTATCGCTCACACCGAGCACCCGATCAAGTCTCCGCTCGACGACGACTCGGTCCATCGACTGTTGGAACGCGGGCTCCCGAGGGGAGACGAGCGCGTCCTCGACCTCGGTTGCGGCAGCGGGGAATGGCTCCTGCGCGCTCTGGCCACACGACCGCAGCTCCATGCCGAGGGCGTGGACATCTCCCGGGACGCCCTGGACCAGGCCGCCGCTGCCGCGACTGGTCTCGGCGTCCAGGAGCGCCTCGTCCTGCACCATCGGAAGGCCGAAGAGTTCGTGTCCGCAGAGCCGTTCGACGTCGTCCTCAGCTTCGGAGCCACGCATGCCTTCGGTGGCCTGCTCCCCACCCTTGCCGCGGCTCGCAGACACCTGGCGCCCGGCGGCCGGGTGCTCATCGGTGAGGGATTCTGGGATCGCCCACCGTCGCAGGAGGCCATCGAGATGCTCGGGGACTTCACCGACCTGGCGACGACTGTGGACCGAGTCGTCGCCGACGGTTGGACTCCCGTGGACGGGCACGTCAGCACCCGCCAGGAGTTGGACGACTACGAGTGGGCCTGTTGGGGTTCGCTGGCCGCCTGGGCCCTGGACCACCCCGCCGACCCGGACAGCTCCTACGCGCTCGACACAGCCACGATTCGCCGCTCCGAATGGCTGCGCACCTACCGCGACACCTGGGGCTTCGTCTCCCTGGTCCTACGCCGGACACCCGGCCGAGCCTGA
- a CDS encoding ABC transporter permease, with translation MRRRRPLWTAAGFALLGHVRNRLALGLAVFFLPLFVFVTGTAAPSTGLPLALGDAAGPAVAAADRVMRVSCALNAVILLTGLMMFMATTRAGELDHRLVLAGYPRLRLLLGKTLALCAVACLLALYTTALLSAFFPVRRPWSLACAVGTAALAYGGIGILLGALLRSELAGVFVVVMASMIDMGLHNPAASQLAGGPSLRLLPMHGPTQAALVSAFTTGFPASGLLAGLTWWAVATAAAFTVFHIRTRHGYVATPALRGGNPARAGRQSPHEEGAPLR, from the coding sequence ATGCGCAGGAGGCGTCCGCTGTGGACCGCGGCAGGCTTCGCGCTGCTCGGTCACGTCCGCAACCGGCTGGCTCTGGGACTGGCCGTCTTCTTCCTCCCCCTGTTCGTGTTCGTGACCGGCACGGCCGCGCCGTCCACCGGACTGCCGCTCGCGCTCGGCGACGCGGCGGGTCCGGCGGTTGCTGCCGCGGACCGTGTGATGCGCGTGTCCTGCGCGCTCAACGCCGTTATCCTCCTGACCGGCCTGATGATGTTCATGGCGACCACCAGGGCCGGGGAGTTGGACCACCGGCTCGTTCTGGCCGGCTATCCCCGCCTTCGCCTGCTGCTGGGCAAGACACTCGCGCTGTGCGCCGTTGCCTGCCTCCTTGCCCTTTACACCACTGCCTTGCTGAGCGCCTTCTTCCCGGTGCGCCGGCCCTGGTCGCTTGCCTGCGCGGTGGGCACGGCCGCGCTGGCCTACGGGGGGATCGGGATCCTGCTCGGCGCGCTGTTGCGCAGTGAGCTGGCCGGCGTCTTCGTCGTGGTCATGGCGAGCATGATCGACATGGGGCTGCACAACCCCGCGGCCAGCCAGCTCGCCGGCGGGCCCAGTCTGCGCCTGCTTCCCATGCACGGCCCCACGCAGGCCGCTCTCGTCTCGGCCTTCACCACCGGCTTCCCGGCGAGCGGGCTGCTGGCCGGCCTCACCTGGTGGGCCGTCGCGACGGCAGCCGCCTTCACCGTCTTCCACATCCGCACCCGTCACGGCTATGTCGCAACCCCGGCACTCCGCGGCGGCAATCCGGCACGCGCCGGTCGCCAGTCACCCCACGAGGAAGGAGCACCCCTTCGATGA
- the rodA gene encoding rod shape-determining protein RodA: MWRVRPTGWRALVAPGSILRRLDWPLLGAALALSALGAVLVYSATRGRTQLTGGDQYSFLIQHVVNTVIGIALAAGTVWIGARRLRDLVPALYGVTLVLVLLVLTPAGATINGSRRWIIIAGMSIQPAEFVKVTIVLAMAVLLATKVDVGDRQRPDHRSVMQALAVAGVPAALVLLTPDLGQFMGIGVIVLGVLLVSGASRRWIAGLLAVGVVGALAVWQLHLLDQYQVNRFAAFADPALDPSGVGYNTSQARIAIGSGGLLGQGLFHGAQTSGQFVPEQQTDFVFSVAGEELGFVGAGALIALLGIVLWRALRIARECPDLYGTVVSAGIVAWLAFQAFENIGMNLGIMPVTGLPLPFVSYGGSSMFAGWIAIGILQSIRLQRPVGA, encoded by the coding sequence ATGTGGCGGGTCCGGCCGACGGGATGGCGGGCCCTTGTGGCGCCTGGCTCGATCCTGCGGCGGTTGGACTGGCCGCTGTTGGGTGCCGCGTTGGCCCTGTCCGCGCTCGGCGCGGTGCTGGTGTACTCCGCCACGCGCGGGCGTACGCAGCTGACGGGCGGTGACCAGTACTCCTTCCTGATCCAGCATGTCGTCAACACCGTCATCGGCATCGCCCTGGCGGCGGGCACGGTGTGGATCGGCGCGCGCCGACTGCGGGACCTGGTGCCCGCGCTCTACGGCGTCACCCTCGTGCTGGTGCTTCTGGTGCTGACCCCGGCCGGCGCCACGATCAACGGGTCGCGGCGCTGGATCATCATCGCCGGGATGTCGATCCAGCCCGCGGAGTTCGTCAAGGTCACCATCGTGCTGGCCATGGCCGTGCTGTTGGCTACCAAGGTGGACGTCGGCGACCGCCAGCGTCCCGACCATCGCAGCGTCATGCAGGCGCTGGCGGTCGCGGGTGTGCCCGCGGCCCTCGTGCTGCTCACTCCGGACCTCGGGCAGTTCATGGGCATCGGTGTGATCGTGCTCGGGGTGCTGCTGGTGTCGGGCGCGTCCAGGCGGTGGATCGCCGGGCTCCTGGCCGTCGGCGTGGTCGGTGCGCTGGCGGTGTGGCAGCTGCATCTGCTGGACCAGTACCAGGTCAACCGGTTCGCCGCGTTCGCCGATCCCGCCCTGGACCCGTCGGGGGTGGGCTACAACACCAGCCAGGCCCGTATCGCGATCGGATCGGGAGGGCTGCTGGGGCAGGGCCTTTTCCATGGGGCGCAGACCAGCGGGCAGTTCGTGCCCGAGCAGCAGACGGACTTCGTCTTCAGCGTCGCGGGGGAGGAGCTGGGCTTTGTCGGCGCCGGTGCGCTGATCGCCCTCCTCGGGATCGTATTGTGGCGGGCGCTGCGCATTGCGCGAGAGTGCCCGGACCTGTACGGGACGGTGGTCTCGGCGGGAATCGTTGCCTGGTTGGCGTTCCAGGCGTTCGAGAACATCGGCATGAACCTCGGCATCATGCCGGTCACCGGTCTGCCGCTGCCCTTCGTCAGCTATGGCGGGTCATCCATGTTCGCCGGGTGGATTGCGATCGGCATACTGCAGTCCATTCGTCTCCAACGCCCGGTGGGCGCCTGA